From Carnobacterium alterfunditum DSM 5972:
TTTCTACTTTGCGTTCCGAATCTTCTTTCGCCAATGCTAATCCCATCGGACCATAGCCGCATCCAACATCTAATATATCTCCAGGGATCATTTCTGAAAAATCAAGCGTTTCAATCAATAAACGAGAACCAAAATCAACTGTTTTTTTGGAAAACACTCCTGCGTCAGTAACGAATTTAAATTCACGTCCACGTAAGGTATATGTCCAAGCAGCTGTTTCACTCACGGTATTTGGATTATTAGTAAAATAATGATCTGACATACTAGTTCCTCCTTGATTTAGTTCGTTTTTTTATAACTCACTTTTATTTTAAACAATTTCAATAAAGATAAAAAAGACACGCAGCGAACTGCGTGTCTTTTTCAAAAGCTTAGTAGAGTTAAATTATTTAACTTCTACAGATGCTCCAGCTGCTTCTAAAGCTTCTTTCAATGCTTCAGCATCTTCTTTAGAAATGTTTTCTTTGATTGCTGTTGGTGCTCCGTCAACTAATCCTTTAGCTTCTTTCAAGCCAAGGCCTGTAGCTTCACGTACAGCTTTGATAACTTTAATTTTTGCGTCTCCAGCAGAAGTTAATTCTACTGTAAATTCAGTTTGTTCAACTGCTTCTGCTGCTGCTCCAGCTGCTGCTACAGGAGCTGCTGCTGTTACACCAAATTCTTCTTCGATTGCTTTTACTAAGTCGTTTAATTCTAAAATCGTTGATTCTTTCAAGTCAGCAACGATTTGTTCAATGTTTAATGCCATTGTTGGTTTCCTCCATTATTGTTTAGTTTTTTTGTTCTAACTTACTTTTTTCTCAAAAGAAGAATGCTTGATTAAGCTACTTCTTCTTTTGATTCTGCAACTGCTTTGATAGCAAGTGCAGTATTGCGAACTGGTGCTTGAAGTACAGATAGCAACATTGACAACAAACCATCGCGGTCTGGTAGTCTTGCAAGAGAATTCATTTCTTCAGCTGAAGAAACACGTCCTTCAATTACGCCGCCTTTGATTTCTAATGCTACTGCTGTTTTAGCAAATTCAGCGATAATTTTTGCAGGTGCTACAACGTCATCATTACTAAACGCAACTGCTGTAGGTCCTTTGAAAACATCGTCCATTCCTTGTAAACCTGCTGCTTCTGCTGCACGGCTTAATACTGAATTTTTGATAACTTTCATTTGGATTCCTGCATCACGTAATTGCTTACGTAAATTAGTCACTTCTTCAACAGTTAATCCACGGTAGTCTACTACAACTACTGAAGCTGCTTCTTTAAATTTAGTTGATGCTAAATCAACTAGTTCTTGTTTTTTTGCGATTGCTGCTTGACTCATTAATTTTTCACCTCCTAATCGATTGGCTAGAATTTTTTGTCTTAAGAACAATAAAAGCTCAATAAATACAAAAAACTCTATGTCACCTTAGACATAGAGGGATAATTATATGTTTTCACATATTCATCCTCGGTAGGGAATTAAGGCATCAAGCCACCTACTGTCTTCGGTAATATTTCTTAACCTAGACGATTTTAACAATTTCGATCGTCTAGGTCAAGACTTTTACTAGTTATTTATTTAAACGTTCCTGCATCAACTTTAACACCAGGTCCAAAAGTAGTGGTTACTGTAATGTTTTTGATGTATTCGCCTTTTGCAGTTGAAGGTTTAACTCTCAATATTGTATCATTGATTGTTTTGAAGTTTTCAACTAATTTAGCATTGTCAAATGATACTTTACCGATTGGAGCATGAACATTCCCTGCTTTGTCAACACGGTAAGTTACTTTACCAGCTTTAATTTCATTGATAGCTTTAGTAACATCCATTGTAACAGTACCTGTTTTAGGGTTAGGCATTAGGCCTTTAGGTCCTAAGACACGTCCAAGACGACCAACTTCAGCCATCATATCTGGTGTTGCTACAACAACGTCGAAATCAAACCATCCGCCATTGATTTTTTGAACTAATTCAGCTTCTCCTACATAATCTGCTCCTGCAGCTTCAGCTTCTTTAGCTTTTTCACCTTTAGCAAATACTAATACTTTTTGAGTTTTCCCTGTTCCGTTTGGAAGAACAACTGCTCCACGAATTTGTTGGTCAGCTTTCTTAGGGTCAACGCCAAGTCTATAAGCAACTTCTACAGTTGCGTCAAATTTAGCATAGTCAACATCTTTAACTAATGCTACAGCTTCTTCTAAAGAATAAGCTTTTAAAACATCAACTTTTTCAGCTGCTGCTGAATATTGTTTACTTTTTTTAGCCATAATTTTTTCCTCCTTGATTGTGGTTATAACGGTTTTACCTCCCACTTATTCCTTATGCAATTAAGCATAAGGGATACTGAGAAGCGGAATACAGAATTAACCTTCTACAGTGAATCCCATGCTTCTTGCAGTACCTTCGATCATTAACATAGCAGAATCAACATCTGATGCATTTAAATCAGCCATTTTTGTTTCTGCAATTTCTCTAACTTGGTCGCGAGTTACTTTTGCAACTTTTTTAGTGTTTGGTTCACCAGAACCAGATTCAACACCAGCAGCTTTTTTAAGTAAAACAGCAGCAGGTGGAGTTTTTGTGATAAATGTAAATGAACGATCTTCATATACAGAAATAACAACGGGAGTGATTATTCCGTTTTGATCAGCAGTACGAGCGTTGAATTCTTTACAGAATCCCATAATGTTGATTTGTGCTTGCCCTAAAGCTGGACCTACCGGTGGAGCTGGAGTTGCTTTCCCTGCAGGAATTTGTAATTTAACTAACTTAACTACTTTTTTAGCCACGAAACATACCTCCTTGATTGAGTCCGTGATGTGGTTAATGGGGTTAATATTTCCCCTCCCACATTTGACACATACGTAAAACGTACCAGAAAACTATACCACTCAAAAATCTGTTTTGCAACTATTTTCTGAACTTATTTGTTTTTTTCATTTGAGAACGGTAAACAGCTGTTTCCTTTTCTATATCTGGTAGCACGTCAGATTTATCTTCAATCAAATCTGGAGCACCTTTTTTCTTTTTCTTCTTAGTACGAGAATAGATACTATAGATGATTCCCATAATAAGAGCATATATAGAAAAAATGACAATAAATCCCCACAGACCCATTACGGCATCCGCAAATTCCATATTGCCTCGATTCGTGATTGCCTGCTGGATCTCAATGGCAAAAACCAACACCGTCAGCATCGTAAAAGTAAAGATAAACGAAAGAATCGTTGCACTAAATTTCCATTTTTCGATGATCTTAAATACAACGTAAACAACTAAGAAGAGAATGATGCCAATCGTGCCGATAACCCAAAAATGCAAATCTTTATCCGTCATACTCGACCCAAATATTCGATTAAGAACGTCATGGATCTCATTTACAATAGTTGCGAGCAATAGGATAAGTTCTTTCATTACTATTCACCTGCTCATTTTATTTTATTATATTATATTATACCATAGGTTTAGTGTCTAATTGCCTCTAGTCTAGTTTCATGACTGCCTATTTCAAAACAGATTTATAACATAGAGAATCAGACTGTAAATAAAAGCACCAAGTAATAAGCCTAGCCGCATTGCTTTCGATGAAGAAAAAGCCAGACCGCTTTATTAAGCAGACCTGACCTTGCTGTTCTCTTATTCTTTTAGTTCTAAATCTTCAATAGAATCAATATCCATATAGGCCGGAACAACAAATCCCGTTCTTGTCCCTGTTAAGTTTTCACCCAGGTCAACAATCTCATCTTTATTTTTTTCATAAAAAGAAGCATGTGTTGTTGGTAACCATGGTGAAAGAGATGCATCTGCTTCCCCGTTCGCAATCGCTTCAAATAAAAATGCAGGATCAATATCTGTTAGTGTCACTTCATAACCTTGTTGCTCTAATACGCTTTTCATCACTGTACTAGAAGCTTTTTCGGTACCCCACTGTGTCGACACAATTTCAATTTCTTCTCCATCCACTTGTTCAGTACCCTCTAACCATACATCCACTTGTTCTTGATTTGCTTCTACCCAATTCGTCGATGCTTCTTCAAAAGAACTGCCTTGCGCTTCAAGCATTACAGCTTCCATGTCTGCTACTTCCCAATGAAAAGTATCAAGAATTTGATAGGCATCAGGATTTTCCTCTTCGAATCCCAATCTTGCAATAGTATGGATGCTCTCGACCTCACCCATGGTTCCTTTTGGATCTTCCAAATATTTTAAATCATATTCTGAAAACATCCAGTGCGGGGTCCATCCTGTTACAACTATAGGTTCTTCATTTTCGATTGCTTGGTCTAGCATCGTCAACATACCTCCAGTTGAACTTTCCTCAAGTTCCCAACCTGCCAAGTTTTCATACTCATCTACCGTTTGATGGGCTAAGCCAGTTACTCCCGCTCCAGGTTCAATACCTGTAATAGTGTAGTTCAGCTGCTCGCTTATACTCTCATTCGATCCATTTTCTGTCGCTTCACCATTGCCACACCCTGTTAAAATTAACGCAGCAGATACTCCAAAAGTCATTCCAACAAATCTCATGTTCATCTTTTTTCCTCCATTTATATTAAAAAGCATTCCACTTTTTTTATTCGGCTAATTTTTAGTCCTTGTTCAACTCTGATTTCCGATAACCAAATATACAGCCAGCATGCTGCCGTTTCCCAGAAATCAGTTAACCTCCAGATCAAAAAAACCGATTTCCCGCTAACTTGTTTATATTATTATGTTGAAGCCTCCTCTTTCGAGAGTATGTTATCGCTTTTTTAATAGCCGCTAACAAGCTTACCATGTATCGTTTTTAGATTCAAATTCACTAAAAAAAGAGACCAGGACAAGTGTCCTGATCTCTTTTTAGGCTGTACTTTACAGTGGATAGTGTTTTACAATTTATCTACTTGTTCAAAATCTAATTCTGTACTTGTTTCACGACCAAACATTTCAACATTAACTTTAAGTTTTGCTTTTTCCATTTCAATCTCGGTGATTTTACCCGTAAGGCCATTAAATGCCCCTTCAATGATCGTAATTGTTTCGCCAACTTCAAAGTTGATTTCTTGATGACGAGCACTTAAACCAATACGACGTAAAATGACTTCTATTTCTGAATCTAAAAGCGGTGCTGGTTTGCTTCCCGCTCCATGTGATCCAACAAATCCTGTTACACCAGGTGTGTTACGAACAACATACCAAGAATCATCAGACATGATCATTTCAACTAGAACATATCCAGGAAACGTTTTTTTCATATTGATTTTTTCTTTACCATTTTTCACTTCTTTTTCTTCTTCTTCAGGAATAACTACACGGAAAATGTAATCCCCCATACCCATACTACTTGCTCTAGATTCGATATTTTGCTTAACTTTATTTTCATAACCAGAATATGTGTGTAAGACATACCACTGTTTTGCACTTTCTATTTCTTCCACGTGTATCACTCCTATTCGTTATTTATTAACCGTTTATTTTTAATATTGGCTAGTCGACTTTTTCTACAACATACAAAAAAACCTTCATTTACTCTTAAAGAAGGTTCTGTGCATTTATTAATATAATCATTATACCATTACGTAAAGCTTCACGCTAGTGGTTTTTCTGTTCCAAACATCTTATAAAATCAAATCTAAGATCGCATCGATTCCAAAGTCAACAACCATAAAGAAAAGAACAAATAATAGACAGACTAAAAAGACAGTCAATGTATATTTTCTAAGTTCTTTACCTGTAGGCCATGTGACTGCTTTGATTTCTTGACGTACGCCGCCAAAAAAAATTTTTATTTTCTTCATTTTATCCCCTCCAAATTGGTATTGAGACTTCTAATTCTTATTTCGTTTCACGATGTAGTGTATGTTGGTTGCAATATTTACAGAATTTTTTTATTTCTAAACGTTCTGTGCGGCTTCCTTCATTTACTTTTTTA
This genomic window contains:
- the rplK gene encoding 50S ribosomal protein L11, which produces MAKKVVKLVKLQIPAGKATPAPPVGPALGQAQINIMGFCKEFNARTADQNGIITPVVISVYEDRSFTFITKTPPAAVLLKKAAGVESGSGEPNTKKVAKVTRDQVREIAETKMADLNASDVDSAMLMIEGTARSMGFTVEG
- the nusG gene encoding transcription termination/antitermination protein NusG encodes the protein MEEIESAKQWYVLHTYSGYENKVKQNIESRASSMGMGDYIFRVVIPEEEEKEVKNGKEKINMKKTFPGYVLVEMIMSDDSWYVVRNTPGVTGFVGSHGAGSKPAPLLDSEIEVILRRIGLSARHQEINFEVGETITIIEGAFNGLTGKITEIEMEKAKLKVNVEMFGRETSTELDFEQVDKL
- a CDS encoding glycine betaine ABC transporter substrate-binding protein, which encodes MNMRFVGMTFGVSAALILTGCGNGEATENGSNESISEQLNYTITGIEPGAGVTGLAHQTVDEYENLAGWELEESSTGGMLTMLDQAIENEEPIVVTGWTPHWMFSEYDLKYLEDPKGTMGEVESIHTIARLGFEEENPDAYQILDTFHWEVADMEAVMLEAQGSSFEEASTNWVEANQEQVDVWLEGTEQVDGEEIEIVSTQWGTEKASSTVMKSVLEQQGYEVTLTDIDPAFLFEAIANGEADASLSPWLPTTHASFYEKNKDEIVDLGENLTGTRTGFVVPAYMDIDSIEDLELKE
- the rplA gene encoding 50S ribosomal protein L1 — encoded protein: MAKKSKQYSAAAEKVDVLKAYSLEEAVALVKDVDYAKFDATVEVAYRLGVDPKKADQQIRGAVVLPNGTGKTQKVLVFAKGEKAKEAEAAGADYVGEAELVQKINGGWFDFDVVVATPDMMAEVGRLGRVLGPKGLMPNPKTGTVTMDVTKAINEIKAGKVTYRVDKAGNVHAPIGKVSFDNAKLVENFKTINDTILRVKPSTAKGEYIKNITVTTTFGPGVKVDAGTFK
- the rplJ gene encoding 50S ribosomal protein L10 — translated: MSQAAIAKKQELVDLASTKFKEAASVVVVDYRGLTVEEVTNLRKQLRDAGIQMKVIKNSVLSRAAEAAGLQGMDDVFKGPTAVAFSNDDVVAPAKIIAEFAKTAVALEIKGGVIEGRVSSAEEMNSLARLPDRDGLLSMLLSVLQAPVRNTALAIKAVAESKEEVA
- the rpmG gene encoding 50S ribosomal protein L33, producing MSGKKTSLACSVCGSRNYSKKVNEGSRTERLEIKKFCKYCNQHTLHRETK
- the rplL gene encoding 50S ribosomal protein L7/L12, which gives rise to MALNIEQIVADLKESTILELNDLVKAIEEEFGVTAAAPVAAAGAAAEAVEQTEFTVELTSAGDAKIKVIKAVREATGLGLKEAKGLVDGAPTAIKENISKEDAEALKEALEAAGASVEVK
- the secE gene encoding preprotein translocase subunit SecE, whose translation is MKKIKIFFGGVRQEIKAVTWPTGKELRKYTLTVFLVCLLFVLFFMVVDFGIDAILDLIL